In Arthrobacter sp. StoSoilB5, one genomic interval encodes:
- a CDS encoding PAS domain-containing sensor histidine kinase: MAIFTDPIREHADFGPGDAEWLHLLVGDWQMVADLAFADLALWFPHPELGYIALAHVRPSTSHTVFHADFVGEGIRSDLRPLVEKAWNSRSIERSSETSWSSEMALRVEAVPMVRNGRTLAVVTSHMDLSSSRMPSRLELTYRQCAYDLLRMGTLGLWPDFASPTGSRRGAPRVGDGLIRLDAEGIVQYASPNGVSAFRRLGEVESLEGRSLAEVTAGLLKDRRMVDETLPLVVTGRMPWRSEIESRGVSLSLRAIPLRDEQHRFGALVLCRDVSELRRREMELVTKDATIREIHHRVKNNLQTVAALLRMQSRRMVSDEAKQGLEQAMRRVATIALVHETLSQGLTQSVDFDELIGRQFRLSAEVASPSQHVRTERSGMFGELPSDFATPLALVINELVTNAVEHGLEGRTGTVWLLADRAAGEGNDEFLTVTIADDGVGLPDGQYTEGLGLQIVRTLVTSELGGSIQWSPREGGGTAVEIVLNLARA, translated from the coding sequence GTGGCAATCTTTACAGACCCCATCAGGGAACATGCTGATTTCGGGCCTGGAGATGCCGAATGGCTGCACCTCCTGGTCGGCGACTGGCAAATGGTCGCCGACCTCGCATTTGCCGACCTCGCCTTGTGGTTTCCGCATCCGGAGCTTGGATACATTGCCCTCGCCCACGTCCGTCCGTCAACATCGCACACGGTGTTTCACGCGGACTTCGTGGGCGAGGGCATCCGCTCGGATCTTCGTCCACTCGTGGAAAAGGCGTGGAACAGCCGCTCCATAGAGCGCTCCAGCGAGACAAGCTGGAGCAGCGAGATGGCGCTGCGGGTCGAGGCCGTCCCGATGGTGCGTAACGGTAGGACCCTCGCCGTTGTAACTTCCCACATGGACCTGTCCAGTTCCCGCATGCCGTCAAGGCTGGAACTCACGTATCGCCAATGCGCCTATGACCTCCTTCGGATGGGGACACTCGGGTTGTGGCCCGACTTCGCCTCACCCACCGGGTCCCGCCGGGGTGCCCCTCGCGTAGGCGATGGGCTCATCCGGCTCGACGCTGAAGGTATCGTGCAGTACGCAAGTCCCAATGGGGTCTCGGCTTTCCGGCGACTGGGCGAGGTGGAGTCCCTGGAAGGGCGTTCCCTGGCTGAGGTGACAGCGGGACTGCTGAAGGACAGACGCATGGTGGACGAGACACTGCCGCTGGTGGTAACTGGTCGCATGCCGTGGCGTAGCGAAATCGAATCCAGAGGCGTCAGCCTTTCACTCCGTGCCATTCCGTTGCGTGACGAGCAGCACCGCTTTGGTGCCCTTGTCTTGTGCCGTGACGTCTCTGAGTTGAGGCGCCGTGAAATGGAGCTTGTAACCAAAGACGCGACCATTCGCGAAATCCACCACAGGGTGAAGAACAACCTCCAGACGGTGGCAGCGCTGCTGCGCATGCAGTCGCGCCGCATGGTCAGCGACGAAGCAAAACAGGGACTCGAACAGGCGATGCGGCGGGTGGCTACCATCGCGCTTGTTCACGAAACCCTTTCCCAAGGCCTGACGCAGAGTGTCGATTTCGATGAACTCATAGGACGCCAGTTCAGGCTTTCGGCCGAAGTCGCCTCGCCCTCCCAGCATGTCCGCACCGAAAGGTCGGGGATGTTCGGGGAACTGCCGAGCGATTTCGCCACCCCCTTGGCACTGGTCATCAACGAACTGGTCACCAACGCCGTTGAGCACGGGCTGGAGGGGAGGACAGGAACCGTATGGTTGCTGGCTGACCGTGCGGCAGGCGAGGGAAATGACGAGTTCCTCACAGTGACAATTGCCGACGACGGCGTTGGCTTGCCGGACGGGCAATACACGGAAGGCCTGGGCCTGCAGATCGTGCGCACCCTCGTCACAAGTGAGCTCGGCGGATCCATTCAATGGAGCCCCCGCGAGGGTGGCGGTACCGCAGTCGAAATTGTCCTTAATCTCGCGCGGGCATAG
- a CDS encoding FtsK/SpoIIIE domain-containing protein: protein MTLECTLVRGPDAASPAPPEELTITVARGMPGSELQSQLQKARGVGRLSVAGEDLSALIVGNPPLVSGAVLVEGGSPPGKTMLPAPPLLLLAHTGPGAGSVFALQRGHHRIGRGPADICVPDPGMSREHAVLEVSSTAMKVADTGSRNSVFVDGEPARQRKVTSSSRILCGNTTFTIVTPNGSRPGIQADAGRSVEEPLEVQRRRGSLNRWSIAASAGLPLVAGLGLALATGMWMFLGFTAVSAVGLIVPMIAGKKERAEFKLAVATAAREDAERRRRCSPSAADIIVAALVPAEGGDLTPSVHVPSPSPELGLTASSPQAPASGSGTWVRLGTAPTDANVRLVPADPLFRPPSIGAMPVTLGPHSSTVALHGQTEHVDAMIRFILMQLASFPASRDTPIILLGPIIRLPLSARFLPNLTIATNDATATAAFRGFKGIPKGTLIVLEDSRGGAGRDAALLDAALEASWQVLRYCGPLGGATGVAIEIGQSGTSAVLQAYGERRQFIPDMVPLKAFDQFCRRAASQEHSEDPANASIPPSCSLDDVLPVGPRGILRRWADENTRHELTAVLGQGRNGSLSFDFHLDGPHLLVAGTTGAGKSELLRTIVSSLALNHPPSKVTFLFVDFKGGSGLRPLIGLPHCVGFLTDLGSGHLDRVLTSLRGEIRHREELFAAAGTSDLSAYRRSAQPTRLALPHLMLIIDEFRMLVDEAPEALRELMRIAAIGRSLGIHLVMATQRPQGALTADIRANVTSSIALRVQSDAESVDIINSKAAASIGVDVPGRAYLVRAAGSPEQFQTASLAVPATVRRSSARAAIVQSAAQALHSAQDVDPPAGKSLALAEERVETVVSAIRTVWQSLGRAQPRQPVAPPLPASIGWTEDLSAFGLAGEEFETLSDASRAAVGPLGILDRPERQSVEALRWSPSDHGHLAMIGSSSSGMHECFRAASAMLAAHGPQPHLYVLDATGMLGKPRQAGSYGATLGLHQLPLAVRVLERLSQEMARRRLAGEDGSKSSRLVLIVAGWCSWAAALRSGRFAWAEDLLRDIIRDGTPLGVTVLISGERELVTSRFFAAIPNRAFFPTGSTEEARYHWPRLPEVESLPGRSVAMGEFVQGGAAVAHFRSAPSKTAWPFADLQPSAHPPFRVRPLPESLSRSDFDVAMASIPGTPLPSPGSAEPVSYNAEAEDTGLRTSLETSVLWIGIGGDESVPVSFPLEPRGVSIVIGGHRTGKTSVLAALTSMNAHVPWVFPEAGRAADAFWATVARSAAAGSLDPASILLVDDADVLGTEGRAALAALAGQTRGVIMTATSGPALTQRLPLAREVQATGMGLILAPRTPLDGDILGVRLDVEDSPRAGRGVIVRENRMAQVQVAFTTGSTTDISVTGSDGGYS, encoded by the coding sequence ATGACCTTGGAGTGCACGCTGGTTCGCGGCCCGGACGCCGCGTCTCCCGCGCCCCCGGAAGAGCTGACAATCACCGTTGCTCGCGGCATGCCCGGCTCAGAGCTTCAGTCACAATTGCAGAAGGCCCGAGGGGTCGGTCGCTTGTCGGTTGCCGGGGAAGACTTGTCTGCCCTGATCGTGGGAAACCCACCACTGGTTTCTGGTGCGGTCCTGGTGGAGGGCGGGTCCCCGCCGGGAAAGACAATGCTTCCGGCACCGCCGCTCTTGCTCCTGGCACATACCGGGCCAGGAGCCGGTTCAGTCTTTGCGCTCCAGCGCGGTCACCACCGCATTGGGCGCGGCCCTGCCGACATCTGCGTCCCAGATCCCGGGATGTCCCGGGAACACGCCGTGTTGGAGGTGTCCAGCACCGCCATGAAAGTCGCGGACACAGGGAGCCGGAATTCAGTGTTTGTTGATGGGGAGCCTGCCCGGCAAAGGAAGGTGACATCATCGTCGAGGATTCTCTGCGGCAACACCACCTTCACTATCGTTACGCCAAATGGCTCGAGGCCCGGAATTCAAGCCGACGCCGGCCGTTCTGTTGAGGAGCCGCTCGAAGTCCAGCGTCGTAGGGGTTCCCTGAACCGGTGGTCGATTGCCGCCTCGGCAGGGCTGCCGCTCGTGGCAGGCCTTGGTCTTGCCCTCGCAACCGGAATGTGGATGTTCCTCGGGTTCACGGCCGTTTCTGCCGTCGGCCTGATTGTTCCCATGATCGCCGGCAAGAAGGAACGCGCGGAGTTCAAGCTTGCCGTTGCGACGGCGGCCCGGGAGGACGCCGAACGCCGCCGTCGATGTTCTCCGTCTGCGGCAGACATCATCGTTGCCGCCTTGGTTCCGGCAGAGGGCGGGGATTTGACGCCTTCGGTACACGTTCCATCGCCCAGCCCGGAACTAGGTCTGACTGCTTCATCACCCCAAGCGCCGGCCTCCGGGTCCGGAACGTGGGTCCGCCTTGGAACCGCCCCCACGGATGCCAATGTTCGACTGGTCCCTGCAGATCCCCTTTTCCGTCCGCCATCAATCGGCGCCATGCCGGTAACGCTGGGCCCGCACTCCTCGACTGTTGCGTTGCACGGCCAGACGGAGCATGTCGATGCAATGATCCGTTTCATCCTCATGCAACTTGCAAGCTTCCCCGCGTCGAGGGACACGCCGATCATCCTTCTTGGGCCCATCATCCGGCTGCCCCTCAGCGCCCGCTTCCTGCCAAATCTGACGATTGCCACAAATGACGCGACTGCTACGGCAGCTTTCCGAGGGTTCAAAGGAATCCCCAAAGGCACGCTTATTGTTCTCGAGGACTCACGGGGCGGGGCGGGCCGCGATGCCGCACTCCTTGATGCCGCTCTGGAGGCCTCGTGGCAGGTGTTGCGATACTGCGGTCCCCTCGGCGGAGCCACTGGCGTGGCGATTGAGATAGGGCAGTCGGGTACATCAGCAGTTCTGCAGGCCTACGGTGAGCGCCGACAATTCATCCCTGACATGGTCCCGCTGAAGGCTTTCGATCAGTTTTGCCGCAGGGCGGCGTCCCAGGAGCATTCGGAAGATCCTGCCAATGCCAGCATTCCTCCATCGTGCTCTTTGGATGACGTGCTTCCAGTCGGCCCTCGAGGCATACTCCGGCGATGGGCTGATGAGAACACAAGACACGAGCTCACCGCGGTTCTGGGGCAGGGCAGGAACGGCTCTTTGTCCTTTGACTTCCATCTGGATGGACCGCATCTCTTGGTAGCGGGAACAACCGGTGCCGGGAAGTCTGAGCTGCTGCGGACCATCGTGTCGTCTTTGGCCCTGAATCACCCGCCGAGCAAGGTGACGTTTTTGTTCGTCGACTTCAAGGGCGGCTCCGGGCTACGCCCATTGATTGGGCTTCCGCACTGCGTAGGCTTTCTAACTGATTTGGGAAGCGGCCATCTTGACCGGGTTCTTACTTCCCTGCGTGGCGAGATTCGTCATCGCGAGGAGTTGTTTGCAGCGGCTGGGACTTCTGACTTGTCAGCGTACCGAAGGTCTGCGCAGCCCACGAGGCTGGCTCTCCCCCATCTGATGCTGATTATCGATGAGTTTCGGATGCTGGTGGATGAAGCCCCAGAAGCTCTTCGTGAGCTCATGCGCATTGCCGCCATTGGGCGGTCGTTGGGTATTCATCTGGTCATGGCTACGCAAAGGCCACAAGGTGCCTTGACCGCCGACATCCGCGCCAACGTCACTTCAAGCATCGCCCTACGTGTCCAGTCTGATGCGGAGTCAGTGGACATCATCAATTCCAAAGCCGCAGCTTCCATCGGCGTGGATGTCCCCGGGCGCGCGTATCTTGTCAGGGCCGCCGGCTCCCCTGAACAATTCCAGACGGCATCGCTTGCTGTTCCCGCCACGGTGCGCCGCTCGTCCGCAAGGGCAGCAATCGTGCAGTCGGCAGCCCAAGCCTTGCATTCCGCGCAGGACGTGGATCCACCTGCCGGGAAGTCGTTGGCCCTCGCGGAGGAAAGGGTGGAGACCGTGGTCTCGGCTATCCGAACCGTCTGGCAATCCCTGGGGCGAGCCCAACCCAGGCAACCCGTTGCGCCACCACTGCCAGCTTCCATTGGGTGGACCGAGGATTTGTCGGCCTTTGGGCTGGCAGGCGAGGAGTTTGAAACCCTGTCGGATGCCTCCAGGGCTGCGGTAGGTCCCTTGGGGATTCTGGACAGACCGGAACGACAGTCGGTTGAGGCCCTGCGATGGTCACCTTCCGATCATGGCCATCTCGCCATGATCGGCAGCAGTTCCAGTGGAATGCACGAATGTTTCAGGGCGGCGTCGGCGATGCTGGCAGCGCATGGGCCCCAACCGCATCTCTACGTCCTGGATGCGACAGGAATGCTGGGAAAGCCCAGGCAAGCGGGCAGTTATGGCGCCACCCTTGGCCTGCATCAGTTGCCGTTGGCGGTGCGGGTTCTTGAGCGGCTCTCTCAAGAAATGGCACGTCGGCGTTTAGCAGGCGAGGACGGGTCGAAGAGTTCCCGATTGGTCCTGATCGTTGCCGGCTGGTGTTCATGGGCCGCAGCGCTTCGATCAGGGCGCTTCGCGTGGGCAGAGGACCTTTTGAGGGACATCATCCGGGACGGAACGCCCCTTGGAGTGACAGTCCTGATATCCGGCGAACGCGAACTCGTCACCTCACGCTTCTTCGCCGCCATCCCCAACCGGGCATTCTTCCCAACAGGCTCCACGGAAGAGGCGCGCTATCACTGGCCTCGGCTTCCGGAGGTTGAGTCCCTCCCGGGCCGCTCCGTTGCCATGGGTGAGTTCGTTCAGGGCGGAGCGGCGGTGGCCCATTTCCGTTCGGCGCCAAGCAAGACGGCGTGGCCGTTCGCTGACCTTCAACCTTCAGCACACCCACCCTTCCGGGTGCGGCCACTCCCCGAATCCCTCAGTCGGTCTGATTTCGATGTCGCGATGGCATCTATTCCAGGAACACCACTGCCATCCCCGGGCTCGGCCGAACCCGTTAGCTACAACGCTGAGGCTGAAGACACGGGCCTCCGGACATCCCTGGAAACCAGCGTCCTATGGATCGGCATTGGGGGTGACGAATCCGTTCCCGTGTCATTTCCCCTTGAGCCGCGTGGCGTCAGCATTGTCATTGGGGGTCACCGCACCGGGAAGACTTCAGTGTTGGCAGCCCTCACATCTATGAATGCCCATGTTCCGTGGGTCTTTCCGGAAGCTGGACGTGCTGCCGATGCTTTCTGGGCAACCGTGGCGCGCTCTGCAGCTGCGGGATCGCTGGATCCTGCAAGCATCCTCCTCGTCGATGACGCCGACGTCCTGGGTACGGAGGGGCGTGCAGCTCTCGCGGCCCTTGCCGGCCAAACACGAGGCGTGATCATGACGGCCACGTCGGGTCCCGCATTGACTCAGCGTTTGCCGCTGGCCCGGGAGGTCCAAGCTACTGGCATGGGCCTGATTCTGGCTCCGAGGACTCCACTGGACGGCGACATCCTGGGCGTGAGGCTTGACGTGGAGGATTCGCCGCGTGCCGGTCGGGGCGTGATTGTCCGGGAAAACCGTATGGCGCAGGTGCAGGTGGCCTTCACCACAGGCTCCACGACGGATATCAGCGTTACCGGCAGCGATGGCGGATACAGCTAG
- a CDS encoding acyltransferase has product MLNEKGPSPVIVVAESADVSDEAVIGDGSKIWHLAQVREKAELGVNCIVGRGAYIGTGVKMGDNCKVQNYALVYEPAELEAGVFIGPAVVLTNDTYPRAVGPDGSLKSAHDWEPVGVTIREGASIGARAVCVAPVTIGRWATVAAGAVVAKDVPDFALMVGVPARRHGWVGKAGFPLQRNGENWVCPETGATYVEQNETLREVEA; this is encoded by the coding sequence GTGCTCAATGAGAAGGGACCTTCACCGGTGATAGTGGTTGCAGAGAGCGCCGATGTTTCAGACGAGGCGGTAATTGGTGATGGATCCAAGATCTGGCATCTGGCCCAGGTCCGCGAGAAAGCCGAGCTGGGCGTCAATTGCATCGTAGGACGCGGTGCCTACATCGGCACCGGCGTCAAGATGGGGGACAACTGCAAAGTACAGAACTATGCACTTGTCTACGAGCCCGCAGAGCTTGAAGCCGGTGTCTTCATCGGCCCGGCAGTAGTGCTGACGAATGATACCTATCCGCGTGCGGTCGGTCCGGACGGCAGCCTGAAGAGTGCACATGATTGGGAGCCCGTGGGCGTCACCATTCGTGAGGGAGCGTCCATTGGTGCCCGCGCAGTATGCGTCGCTCCCGTGACCATTGGACGCTGGGCCACCGTCGCCGCAGGAGCAGTTGTCGCCAAAGATGTTCCCGATTTCGCGCTGATGGTCGGGGTTCCGGCCAGGCGGCACGGGTGGGTTGGTAAGGCGGGTTTCCCGCTGCAGCGCAATGGCGAGAACTGGGTATGCCCGGAAACCGGCGCCACATATGTTGAACAGAACGAGACCCTTCGAGAGGTAGAGGCATGA
- a CDS encoding Gfo/Idh/MocA family oxidoreductase, with protein sequence MANLRAGLIGLGMMGRHHARVIRELDGVDLVAVADSFGDPHNVADGLTVYNTVEELIEQGIDMAVAAVPTILHEEVALRLAEAGIHCLVEKPIANDSESGGRIARAFEAKGLIGAVGHIERFNPSLQSLRERLGNGDLGDVYQISTRRQGPFPARIADVGVVKDLATHDIDLTAWLAQSNFVNVVAHTTSRSGREHEDMVTAIGHLKSGVVTNHIVNWLSPMKERTTVVLGERGAFIADTISADLTFVENGTFQTDWDSVAAFRGVSEGSSTRFALAKREPLKMEHEAFRDAVLGKSMNIVTMAEGLETLRVAEAVLDSAKSGSVITL encoded by the coding sequence GTGGCAAACCTCCGCGCAGGCCTCATCGGTCTGGGTATGATGGGCCGCCATCATGCCCGCGTTATCCGCGAGCTTGATGGCGTTGACCTCGTTGCTGTCGCGGATTCGTTCGGTGATCCACACAATGTTGCCGATGGGCTGACTGTCTACAACACGGTCGAAGAATTGATCGAGCAGGGAATCGACATGGCAGTGGCTGCCGTGCCGACCATCCTCCACGAGGAAGTGGCGCTGCGGCTCGCTGAGGCCGGTATCCACTGCCTCGTCGAGAAACCGATCGCCAACGATTCCGAGTCGGGCGGACGCATTGCCCGGGCCTTTGAAGCCAAAGGACTCATCGGCGCCGTCGGCCACATCGAGCGCTTCAACCCTTCACTGCAGAGCCTTCGCGAGCGGCTCGGGAATGGTGATCTTGGTGACGTTTACCAGATCAGCACGAGGAGGCAGGGACCTTTCCCCGCACGTATCGCTGACGTCGGGGTGGTCAAGGACCTCGCCACGCACGATATCGATCTCACCGCTTGGCTCGCGCAGAGCAACTTCGTGAATGTCGTAGCGCATACCACGTCGCGTAGTGGCCGGGAGCATGAAGACATGGTTACAGCCATCGGCCACCTCAAGAGCGGCGTCGTAACCAACCACATCGTCAATTGGCTGTCACCGATGAAGGAACGCACAACAGTTGTTCTGGGCGAACGTGGCGCTTTCATCGCCGACACTATTTCTGCCGACCTGACCTTCGTGGAGAACGGAACCTTCCAGACGGACTGGGATTCCGTCGCGGCCTTCCGGGGTGTATCGGAGGGATCCTCGACCCGTTTCGCCTTGGCCAAGCGCGAGCCCTTGAAAATGGAACATGAGGCATTCCGTGATGCAGTTCTCGGAAAGTCGATGAATATCGTCACGATGGCTGAAGGCCTTGAGACGTTGCGGGTTGCCGAGGCCGTGCTGGACTCCGCCAAATCAGGCTCCGTCATCACCCTCTGA
- a CDS encoding DegT/DnrJ/EryC1/StrS family aminotransferase: protein MSPEFIPPAKPIIGDDERKAVEAVLASGQLAQGSEVASFEQEFSQVLLDGRAAVAVNSGTSGLHLGLLAAGIGAGDEVIVPSFTFAATANSVALTGATPVFADVDPDYYTLDPASVESKITDRTAAIMPVHLYGHPFDVDAIGALAAKHGVKVFEDAAQAHGAAVNGRKVGTFGDFAMFSLYPTKNMTSGEGGMVSTGLADVERRLRLLRNQGMERQYENELVGFNARMTNIHAAIGRVQLTKVEGWTKTRQENAAFFDANIEGVITPKVAEGYEHVYHQYTIRITEDRDGFAKALREEYNVGCGVYYPIPNHRLAPFQTSDELPVTEESAASVLSLPVHPSLSQDDLDRIVTAVNAIAKAGS from the coding sequence ATGAGCCCCGAATTCATTCCCCCCGCCAAACCCATCATCGGCGACGACGAGCGCAAGGCCGTCGAGGCAGTTTTGGCCTCCGGCCAGCTCGCCCAAGGCTCGGAGGTTGCGTCCTTCGAGCAGGAATTTTCCCAAGTACTCCTGGACGGCCGCGCAGCTGTCGCCGTCAACTCAGGCACTTCGGGCCTGCACCTTGGCTTGCTGGCCGCCGGCATTGGCGCCGGCGACGAAGTCATTGTTCCTTCGTTCACCTTCGCAGCAACGGCCAACTCGGTCGCGCTGACCGGAGCCACACCTGTTTTTGCCGATGTTGACCCGGACTACTACACGCTTGATCCTGCGTCCGTTGAGTCGAAGATTACTGACCGTACGGCCGCGATCATGCCGGTCCACCTGTACGGCCATCCCTTTGACGTCGATGCCATCGGAGCGCTCGCCGCAAAGCATGGGGTTAAGGTGTTCGAGGATGCAGCCCAGGCTCATGGTGCTGCTGTCAACGGCCGGAAGGTCGGAACCTTCGGCGACTTCGCTATGTTCAGCCTTTACCCAACGAAGAACATGACCTCCGGCGAAGGTGGCATGGTCAGCACAGGCCTGGCCGACGTCGAACGCCGCCTCCGCCTCTTGCGCAACCAGGGCATGGAGCGCCAGTACGAGAATGAGTTGGTTGGCTTCAACGCCCGCATGACCAACATCCATGCAGCCATCGGGCGCGTCCAACTGACGAAGGTCGAAGGCTGGACGAAGACGCGGCAGGAAAACGCGGCATTCTTTGATGCCAACATCGAGGGCGTCATCACCCCGAAGGTAGCAGAGGGGTATGAGCACGTGTACCACCAGTACACCATCCGCATTACCGAGGACCGTGACGGTTTCGCAAAGGCATTGCGTGAGGAATACAACGTCGGCTGCGGAGTGTACTACCCCATCCCGAACCACCGCCTTGCCCCTTTCCAGACATCAGATGAATTGCCCGTAACTGAAGAATCTGCAGCCAGCGTCCTGTCCCTCCCGGTGCACCCATCGTTGAGCCAGGACGACCTGGACCGCATCGTGACGGCAGTCAACGCCATCGCAAAGGCAGGAAGCTAG
- the glf gene encoding UDP-galactopyranose mutase, with translation MNADLVVVGSGFFGLTIAERAATELGLKVAVLDRRHHIGGNAYSENEEKTGIEVHRYGAHLFHTSNERVWEYVNRFTKFTNYQHKVYTSHKGEVYPMPINLGTINQFFRAAMSPTEARQLIAEQAGELAGTDPQNLNDKGIQLIGRPLYEAFIKHYTGKQWQTDPKDLPAEIISRLPVRYNYDNRYFNDSYEGLPVDGYTAWIERMADNPNIEVILNTDFFDDGEFGRSSVLGQVPVVYTGPVDRYFDYAEGDLSWRTIDLEEEVLPIEDFQGCAVMNYPDAETAFTRIHEFRHFHPERDYTKDATVIMREFSRFAEKGDEPYYPVNTSEDRNKLLAYRDLARGEKSVLFGGRLGTYKYLDMHMAIGSALSMFDNKIKPHFTGGAKLESGGVDA, from the coding sequence GTGAACGCTGATCTCGTCGTCGTCGGCTCGGGTTTCTTTGGCCTGACCATTGCAGAACGCGCCGCTACCGAGTTGGGGCTTAAGGTCGCGGTTCTTGATCGCCGCCACCATATTGGAGGAAACGCCTACAGCGAGAATGAAGAGAAGACGGGAATCGAGGTGCACCGCTACGGAGCGCACCTCTTCCACACGTCGAATGAACGTGTCTGGGAGTATGTGAACAGGTTCACCAAGTTCACCAACTACCAGCACAAGGTTTACACCAGCCACAAGGGCGAGGTGTACCCCATGCCGATCAACCTGGGTACGATCAACCAGTTCTTCCGTGCAGCAATGAGTCCCACGGAAGCACGCCAGCTCATTGCCGAGCAGGCTGGCGAGCTCGCCGGCACTGATCCCCAGAACCTGAATGACAAGGGAATACAGCTGATCGGGCGGCCCCTGTATGAGGCGTTCATCAAGCACTACACGGGCAAGCAGTGGCAAACGGATCCGAAGGACCTTCCTGCGGAGATCATCTCCAGGCTCCCGGTGCGCTACAACTATGACAACCGCTACTTCAATGACTCCTACGAGGGGCTCCCGGTCGACGGCTATACAGCGTGGATCGAGCGCATGGCGGACAACCCCAATATCGAAGTTATCCTCAACACGGACTTCTTTGACGACGGCGAATTTGGCCGCTCCTCCGTCCTCGGGCAGGTTCCGGTCGTCTACACAGGCCCAGTGGACCGCTACTTCGACTACGCCGAGGGTGATCTCTCCTGGCGCACCATCGATCTCGAAGAAGAAGTTCTGCCGATCGAGGACTTCCAAGGGTGTGCTGTGATGAACTACCCGGACGCTGAGACCGCATTTACGCGCATCCACGAGTTCCGCCACTTCCACCCCGAGCGTGACTACACGAAGGACGCAACAGTCATCATGCGCGAATTTTCGCGTTTCGCGGAGAAGGGCGACGAGCCTTACTACCCTGTCAACACATCAGAGGACCGCAACAAACTGCTCGCTTACCGCGATCTTGCACGTGGCGAGAAATCCGTGCTGTTTGGCGGCCGTCTCGGGACGTACAAGTACTTGGACATGCACATGGCTATCGGCTCGGCCCTGTCCATGTTCGACAACAAGATCAAGCCGCACTTCACGGGCGGCGCCAAGCTGGAAAGCGGTGGAGTGGACGCATGA
- a CDS encoding WhiB family transcriptional regulator yields the protein MDWRNRAACLDKDPELFFPVGNTGPALLQIEEAKSVCRRCPVVDTCLQWALESGQDAGVWGGMSEDERRALKRRAARARRAS from the coding sequence ATGGATTGGCGTAATCGCGCAGCCTGCCTCGACAAGGACCCGGAGCTCTTTTTCCCAGTCGGCAACACGGGACCAGCACTTCTGCAAATTGAGGAAGCCAAGAGCGTTTGCCGCCGCTGCCCGGTCGTGGACACTTGCCTTCAGTGGGCCCTTGAGTCCGGTCAGGATGCAGGCGTCTGGGGTGGCATGAGCGAGGACGAACGCCGCGCACTCAAGCGGCGCGCGGCACGCGCCCGACGCGCTTCCTAG